The following nucleotide sequence is from Trifolium pratense cultivar HEN17-A07 linkage group LG2, ARS_RC_1.1, whole genome shotgun sequence.
TTCACTGCAAAAGCAAACTTTGACAGTTGATATAAAGAGAGTTCCAGCAATAGGACCAGCTGTGGTGTGTAAATAGCACTGAGAAGCTTTCAAAAGTTTCTCTTCCTCTTGCATCCCAAATTTATGCTTGAAAATGTTCCCTCTTCCTCCTTCTTGAATAATTTTGGCACCTAAACTCAATTTACTCTTCAGAGTCTCAGATAATTTAGGACCCAATTTCACTGCAACAATTACACAAACACATTGTGAGCAAGGTTTTCGAGATTCCTGCGACAGCATCCTAAGCTCGAATGAAACACGGACACATACACGAATACCAAACACAACCAATAGCAATTTGagaatatgaaataattaaatacaatCACTTGTGTCACTATCCTATCAGTGTCGGACACCAAACACATCTTTCGAGTAAAGTTACATATTCACAAATCACAATTGCACATCAACAACATAATCgcgactgcaatttaaaacctcgACTGCGAAATCGAAAATTTAAAACCTCGATTGCGAAACCAAAAATTTAAAACCTAGATTGTGAAATCGAAAATTTAAAACCTCGATGCGAAATCGAAAATAATGTGATATCTCAATTTTGAATTACCATGTTCATGAATCCTATTTGCAAAACTGCTTCTTTCCCTTCTTGAGTCTCTCTTTGAATTTTCTTTATCTGCAATCACAAAAGAAACCCTTTCAATTTCTTATTGTTACATTATTTGATGTAATGAAAGAAactaaagagagaaaaaaaaagtgattattttcttACATGTTGTTATGGAGGTAGAATCAGAAGTTGGAGTTTTTTTAAGGAAATTGTCATCATCAGGATCAAGAACAAAGAAGCATCTACTTGGAGAGGCTCCAAAAGACTTCATTGGTGAATTCAATTTCAGAAAGATTTGATAAGCTAATTTGATTGAATACTTCTAAATACACTAAGAAATATTAATATTCATTGTGAGGACTGAGCATTGAAGAAAAGGATACTGTTACCTATTTAAAAACCTTGCATATTAAAACTTATATTTACAAGTGTCAAATCAAATTATGTTCGCAGccagtattattttattttatttttgcctaaATCGGGTATCTTCCATGCTAATGTAAAGATAATTCAGTTTGAATTTTGTGGGACTTAAATTGATGACAAACTTTCCCTCGAATTAGGTAAGTGTTTTAACCTTGTTACATGTTAAGTCATAAATCGAACCTAGgactttagttaagttagaagaGATTTGTGTTATCTCATTTATATTCTCTcgcattattttatttttttggttttcatcaTAAGTTTTGGTCCATTgaaccgtctaatctggttcggatgTCAGTTTTGTCATCAAGTTGTTTCAGCCTCCTCCCGATAGCAATTGCAGGGATCAAACTGTGGTTcttcctaccaaattcagcgtcaatcaccattaGACCACGTATCGATTGGTAAACACaagtgacaaaaaaattaatttttaaaaaattgaaggaaacaCTTAAATCAATTGAATTGTATGAATAATGAATAATTAGTTAAAATAGTAAgagttttagattttttaagtAGATCGTGatttttcaataatatatataaaacaaatttggttgaaaaaatactaacgaaaataaaaaaattatatatatatatatatatatatcatgataagaaaaataaaccaaTTGAATTGTgaattaatattgtttatggTTCGgttatttaatttaagtttGTTTGACTGACCTGCTGCTTCAATTTAAGTGGTTTAGAAGAGTTGAACAATGACTTGAATATTTCTCGggtaaatttttaaaaacattggTCAAACTTCATTCTTGAAGAAATGTccatcttttttatatatactagcgggccaggcgcgccgcgcctgcctgtgtctaacttatgtacccaaaaaaaaagatacgccttatgttatggtgagtttgttaataaaagatttttgttgctactaaaaaaagcaagggtaatgttggtattatgaaaattctaccccaaaactcatgtattctttttatatatctactatataagaaaagaaggtaCATATGAAATCCCTAATTTGCccccttttcattttttgacacataattaattcagggttattttgtgtctttattaaaaaaagttagtagaaaaatgctaaaaaatttcttagtaggaattgaacccttaaccttttagttacatttcttattagatttaccactaagtcatatgaattaatttgttatatttttggaaccaacatataatcaacatgagttaagttaaaagaagaaaggtgaagtgtttatttattttttcttttttataataagagagtaaaattcatgtacaaataaaatgagagattcaatgaaattctttatttcagtcataagtgcattataccaaataagacaacaaatgtatggtttttttttttacaatctaGAGGTACATggtgttgtttccatttatttatgatattttatttgagtccaactctttctttagtgtaattttatcatttattgtttatgtttcgttattttagattcactcaacttgatttatggacttcaatccaatatttaattaagttaattttcaatttgtagttcaactcaataaatttaattaatttaatacaagaatatggtgggagaaaaactgaaaaactcccgtaaaaaaatggtgagacaaaaacaataaaaattgtcagttacctcaaaaggattattctctacagttgcgcgtgaatgatacatttagtttaaaaaaacagtaaaaattaaatacaaagttgaaaatagttgaaaaataaatgacattttttagaagttttttttttaaaagattttttgtttttgatataaggactaatattttttttaacaaaccaaaatgagatatagtAACATAGAAAACCtccccaacacaagacgtaccgaggtagactacaaaagtttacaaagagtcagagaaacaaaaccataaacaaatcacacaagaaagatataataagaaagatatgactttcgttcttatgagatttttctatgcggaagaaaattattggagaaaaaaaatgactaaaatattatgttgcctattttttttaaataattttacgggttatattcaaattaatacgggaacctaatttttatggatatatctacgggtcttatatttttactcatatattagtaaagttgtttattttttttttataattttacgagttatagtcatatattaatatggggacATAATCTTTCGTATGAATTatacgggacctatgtttttcattttttttagactaacaacaaacaatattcatttattcaagtaagtagagtacgtgtgaatctgcactgaatctgaatcggagcaaatctgaacaaaacaaacattgtactacaacggaattaaactggacaccgtaccaagacgcgaactcaagacaaaaaaactctgcactaagacgggattaaaacaacatcagacaagaacaacaaaagaaaactcaaatgaaacataagaatgtgtgaaaaatcacttatttaaataaggcttaaatggagttttggtccccctattttcaattttttgaagttttgatccccctattttaaaaaccaacttttttgtccccctattttaatttttcttgagttttggtcccccactccattttatggtcaattttgatgacatgtCAAGATTATTAATGACATGACATACTTGGCCAAAACAATATTCATGTCATTAAActttttcttccatttcaataaatatattttaaatattaagaaaattaaaaaaatctataaaaaaaagttaaatatattaattagtgattgatattttttatcccTCTCTTTAATCATATCTTCAACGCCATCGCCATCGCCATCCTTCGTCATATGTTTCTATCAACACCATCATTCACTCCATTACTATTAACCCTTCCTTCAAAATAAGTTTCATCCACAACAACAAACCCTAAAACCCAAAGAGTGGaagatcatatttttaatattgagttgcagaaaataaatgaagaacaaacaTTAATCcataaaacaagataaataccaaattgatGACATGGATAATGTTTTTGCCAAGTGTGCAATGTCATGTCATTAATGACCTTGacatgtcatcaaaattgaccctaaaatggagtggggatcaaaactcaagaaaaattaaaatagggggaccaaaaagttggtttttaaaatagggggatcaaaacttcaagaaattgaaaatagggggaccaaaactgcattaaagcctttaaataaaaaaatatataaaacaataaaaaatgggtgattttagatcaaaattgatccaaaatcacccctctttgaaagatgaacaagaataaaaagcaaaaagtagggtttactatgttgttgttgtggggcggctatgaaaaagcaaaaagtggcatatgtttttcctcttattaataagatttcatgttctttaataatttatgtaggattatatatatttatactcatcaattaataagataaccttttttttttaatttgtacgagacttataattttaatcatatattaataaagttgtttatttttttataattttacgggttatactagatcaaatattaatacaaggacct
It contains:
- the LOC123909896 gene encoding putative GEM-like protein 8, translated to MKSFGASPSRCFFVLDPDDDNFLKKTPTSDSTSITTYKENSKRDSRRERSSFANRIHEHVKLGPKLSETLKSKLSLGAKIIQEGGRGNIFKHKFGMQEEEKLLKASQCYLHTTAGPIAGTLFISTVKVCFCSERPTSFSSAYGDLVKAPYKVLIPVEKIKEVNESMNVNKLEQKYIQVVTKDGSEFWFMGFLRYEKAIRNLNIAFSMANKF